Proteins from a genomic interval of Amycolatopsis sp. cg13:
- a CDS encoding CHAP domain-containing protein gives MRTTDLLTRLAKPAAVLALAASAAVFAPAANAADGITAADVNPAAGTFSEVSEANLTGAADGTPAGAVAWYKAHAGSTGWEHYCEKAAENSYGTTGVWASANAHWNGASPKHTSGKPPAGSFVYWNISAYGHVGIADGNGGFYATSVGGKIGHGSSTSYFNNYRGWTPAAVPRH, from the coding sequence ATGCGCACGACCGACCTGCTCACCCGGCTCGCGAAGCCGGCCGCCGTGCTGGCACTGGCCGCTTCCGCCGCGGTCTTCGCGCCTGCCGCGAACGCCGCCGACGGGATCACCGCGGCGGATGTGAATCCCGCCGCCGGCACGTTCTCGGAGGTGTCCGAGGCGAATCTGACCGGCGCCGCGGACGGGACTCCGGCCGGGGCCGTCGCTTGGTACAAGGCGCACGCCGGAAGCACCGGGTGGGAGCACTACTGCGAGAAGGCCGCCGAGAATTCCTACGGCACCACCGGGGTTTGGGCCTCTGCCAACGCGCATTGGAACGGGGCCAGCCCGAAGCACACCAGCGGCAAGCCGCCCGCCGGTTCGTTCGTGTACTGGAACATCAGCGCCTACGGCCACGTCGGCATCGCGGACGGCAACGGCGGGTTCTACGCCACCAGCGTCGGCGGCAAGATCGGCCACGGCAGCTCCACGAGCTACTTCAACAACTACCGCGGCTGGACCCCGGCCGCCGTCCCCCGCCACTGA